The DNA window TCTGGACGCCGGGGTGTTGATCCGCGACGTCGGAATCCCCGGCTACCTGCGCGCCACGACCGGGCTGGCCGAGGAGAACGACGCCTTCCTGCGCGCCAGCGCCCAGGTCGCCGCCACCCAATTGGCCTCCGTTTCCCCAGCCCCGTAGGAGCACCGTGACAACGACCGCCACCCGCCGTGCGCGCATCGAGCGCCGCACCAAGGAATCCGACATCGTCATCGAACTCGACCTCGACGGCACCGGCCAGGTCGACATCGACACCGGTGTGCCGTTCTACGACCACATGCTCACGGCCCTGGGCAGTCACGCCAGTTTCGACCTGACCGTGCGCACCAGGGGCGACGTCGAAATCGAGGGCCACCACACCATCGAGGACACCGCGATCGCTCTGGGTCAGGCGCTCGGCCAGGCCCTGGGCGACAAACGGGGCATCCGCCGGTTCGGCGACGCCTTCATCCCGATGGACGAAACGCTGGCCCACGCGGCGGTCGACGTGTCCGGCCGTCCCTACTGTGTGCACAGCGGGGAGCCGGATCACTTGCAGCACACCACTATTGCCGGCAACTCGGTGCCGTATCACACCGTCATCAACCGGCACGTGTTCGAATCGCTGGCCATGAACGCGCGCATCGCGCTGCACGTGCGGGTGCTGTACGGGCGCGACCCGCACCACATCACCGAAGCGCAGTACAAGGCGGTTGCCCGCGCGCTGCGTCAGGCGGTCGAGTCCGACCCTCGGGTCTCGGACGTGCCGTCCACCAAAGGGGTTCTGTGACGGCATCTAACCGCCCAAAAAAAGTAGTTGTCCTCGATTACGGCTCGGGCAACCTGCGGTCGGCGCAGCGTGCGCTCGAGCGGGTCGGCGCGTCGGTCGAGGTGACCGGCGACGCGGGCGCCGCGGCCGCCGCCGACGGACTGGTGGTGCCCGGCGTCGGTGCCTACGAGGCCTGCATGACGGGGCTGCGCAACATCGGCGGGGACCGCATCATCACCGAACGGGTCGCCGCCGGCCGCCCGGTGCTGGGCGTCTGCGTCGGGATGCAGATCCTGTTCGCCCGCGGCGTCGAATTCAGTGTGGAAACCGAGGGATGCGGTCAGTGGCCGGGGTACGTGACGCGACTGCAGGCGCCGGTCATTCCGCACATGGGCTGGAACGTCGTCGAATCCGGGCCCGGCACTGTGCTGTTCAAGGGACTCGATGCCGACACCCGGTTCTACTTCGTGCACTCCTACGCCGCCCAGCAGTGGGAGGGTTCGCCCGACGCGGTGCTGACTTGGGCCACCCATGAGGGCCCGTTTCTGGCCGCGGTCGAGGACGGGCCGCTGTCGGCCACTCAATTCCACCCGGAAAAGAGCGGGGATGCCGGCGCGGCCGTGTTGAGCAATTGGGTCCAGGGATTGTGAAGGACCAGGCGGAAGCGCTTTCTGCTAAGCAACCACCGGGAGTGCACGTAACCCGTTGCAGCCCCGGCACACAGGAGGAAATGTGTTGATCTTGTTGCCCGCGGTCGACGTGGTCGACGGGCGCGCCGTGCGCCTGGTGCAGGGCAAGGCGGGCAGTGAAACCGAATACGGCTCGGCGCTGGACGCCGCGCTGACCTGGCAGCGCGACGGCGCCGAATGGATCCATCTGGTCGACCTGGACGCGGCATTCGGGCGCGGCTCCAACCGCGAACTGCTGGCCGAGGTAGTCGGCAAGCTCGATGTGCAGGTGGAGCTGTCCGGCGGGATCCGCGACGACGATTCGCTGGCCGCCGCCCTGGCCACCGGCTGCGCCCGGGTGAACCTGGGCACGGCGGCCCTCGAGAACCCGCAGTGGTGCGCCCGGGCGATCGGCGAGCACGGCGACAAGGTCGCCGTGGGTCTGGACGTGCAGATCGTCGACGGTGCGCATCGGCTGCGCGGGCGGGGCTGGGAGACCGACGGCGGCGACCTGTGGGAGGTACTGGAACGCCTTGACGGGCAAGGGTGTTCGCGGTTCGTGGTGACCGACGTGACCAAGGACGGCACGCTGGGCGGTCCCAACCTGGACCTGCTGGCATCGGTCGCCGACCGCACCAACGCCCCGGTGATCGCTTCCGGCGGCGTGTCCAGCCTCGACGACCTGCGCGCCATCGCCACCCTCACCGGCCGCGGGGTCGAGGGCGCCATCGTGGGCAAGGCCCTCTACGCGGGGCGATTCACCTTGCCGCAGGCGCTGGCCGCGGTGGCGGAGTAGCACCGCATGGACGTGCACACGCTGGTGGCGCAGGCGTCGGCGATCCTCGACGACGCGGCCGAGCCCTTTCTTGCCGGTCACCGCGCCGATTCCGCGGTCCGCAAGAAGGGCAACGACTTTGCCACCGACGTGGACCTCGCGATCGAGCGGCAGGTGGTCGCCGCGCTCGTCGAGGCGACCGGGATCGGGGTGCACGGTGAGGAATTCGGCGGTTCGGCGGTCGACTCGCCCTGGGTGTGGGTGCTCGATCCGGTCGACGGCACGTTCAACTACGCGGCCGGGTCGCCGATGGCCGGCATCCTGCTGGGTCTGTTGCACCATGGTGACCCGGTGGCCGGACTGACCTGGCTGCCGTTCATCGACCAGCGCTACACGGCGGTGGCGGGGGGGCCGTTGCGTAAGAACGGGGTGCCGCAGCCCCCGCTGACCTCGGTCGACCTGGCCGACGCTCTCGTCGGCGCCGGATCGTTCAGCGCGGACGCGCGGGGCCGGTTCCCGGGACGCTACCGGATGGCGGTGCTGGAGAACCTCAGCCGGGTCTCGTCGCGATTGCGCATCCACGGCTCCACCGGGCTCGACCTCGCATTCGTCGCCGACGGAATACTCGGTGCGGCAATAAGTTTCGGCGGTCACGTGTGGGACCACGCCGCCGGCGTCGCGCTGGTCCAGGCTGCCGGCGGCGTGGTGACCGACCTGGCCGGTGAGCCGTGGACTCCGGCGTCGGATTCCGCGCTGGCGGCCGGTCCCGCCGCACACGCCGAGATCCTCGAAATCCTGCGCAGCACAGGCCGACCGGAGGACTACTGAGATGGCCCCGAATCCCAGCGGCCTGGCCGTGCGCGTGATCCCGTGCCTGGACGTCGACAACGGCCGGGTGGTCAAGGGAGTCAATTTCGAAAACCTTCGGGACGCAGGCGATCCCGTGGAACTTGCGGCCGCCTATGACGCCGAGGGTGCGGACGAGCTCACCTTTCTCGACGTGACCGCGTCATCGTCGGGGCGGACCACCATGCTCGATGTGGTGCGCCGCACGGCGGAGCAGGTCTTCATCCCGCTGACCGTCGGCGGCGGGGTGCGCACCGTGGCCGACGTCGACGTATTGCTGCGGGCGGGCGCCGACAAGGTCTCCATCAACACCGCCGCGATCGCCCGGCCCGAGCTGCTGGCCGAGATGGCGCGGCAGTTCGGTTCCCAGTGCATCGTGCTGTCCGTCGATGCCCGCACGGTGCCCCCGGGCGCGGTGCCCACAGCGTCGGGCTGGGAGGTCACCACCCATGGCGGGCGCCGCGGCACCGGGCTTGACGCGGTCGAATGGGCGTCGCGCGGAGCCGATTTGGGGGTGGGCGAGATCCTGCTGAACTCGATGGACGCCGACGGCACCAAGGCCGGATTCGACTTGGAGATGCTGCAGGCGGTGCGCTCGGCGGTCACGGTGCCGGTCATCG is part of the Mycobacterium mantenii genome and encodes:
- the hisB gene encoding imidazoleglycerol-phosphate dehydratase HisB; this translates as MTTTATRRARIERRTKESDIVIELDLDGTGQVDIDTGVPFYDHMLTALGSHASFDLTVRTRGDVEIEGHHTIEDTAIALGQALGQALGDKRGIRRFGDAFIPMDETLAHAAVDVSGRPYCVHSGEPDHLQHTTIAGNSVPYHTVINRHVFESLAMNARIALHVRVLYGRDPHHITEAQYKAVARALRQAVESDPRVSDVPSTKGVL
- the hisH gene encoding imidazole glycerol phosphate synthase subunit HisH encodes the protein MTASNRPKKVVVLDYGSGNLRSAQRALERVGASVEVTGDAGAAAAADGLVVPGVGAYEACMTGLRNIGGDRIITERVAAGRPVLGVCVGMQILFARGVEFSVETEGCGQWPGYVTRLQAPVIPHMGWNVVESGPGTVLFKGLDADTRFYFVHSYAAQQWEGSPDAVLTWATHEGPFLAAVEDGPLSATQFHPEKSGDAGAAVLSNWVQGL
- the priA gene encoding bifunctional 1-(5-phosphoribosyl)-5-((5-phosphoribosylamino)methylideneamino)imidazole-4-carboxamide isomerase/phosphoribosylanthranilate isomerase PriA — translated: MLILLPAVDVVDGRAVRLVQGKAGSETEYGSALDAALTWQRDGAEWIHLVDLDAAFGRGSNRELLAEVVGKLDVQVELSGGIRDDDSLAAALATGCARVNLGTAALENPQWCARAIGEHGDKVAVGLDVQIVDGAHRLRGRGWETDGGDLWEVLERLDGQGCSRFVVTDVTKDGTLGGPNLDLLASVADRTNAPVIASGGVSSLDDLRAIATLTGRGVEGAIVGKALYAGRFTLPQALAAVAE
- a CDS encoding inositol monophosphatase family protein, yielding MDVHTLVAQASAILDDAAEPFLAGHRADSAVRKKGNDFATDVDLAIERQVVAALVEATGIGVHGEEFGGSAVDSPWVWVLDPVDGTFNYAAGSPMAGILLGLLHHGDPVAGLTWLPFIDQRYTAVAGGPLRKNGVPQPPLTSVDLADALVGAGSFSADARGRFPGRYRMAVLENLSRVSSRLRIHGSTGLDLAFVADGILGAAISFGGHVWDHAAGVALVQAAGGVVTDLAGEPWTPASDSALAAGPAAHAEILEILRSTGRPEDY
- the hisF gene encoding imidazole glycerol phosphate synthase subunit HisF translates to MAPNPSGLAVRVIPCLDVDNGRVVKGVNFENLRDAGDPVELAAAYDAEGADELTFLDVTASSSGRTTMLDVVRRTAEQVFIPLTVGGGVRTVADVDVLLRAGADKVSINTAAIARPELLAEMARQFGSQCIVLSVDARTVPPGAVPTASGWEVTTHGGRRGTGLDAVEWASRGADLGVGEILLNSMDADGTKAGFDLEMLQAVRSAVTVPVIASGGAGAAEHFAPAIAAGADAVLAASVFHFRELTIGQVKAAMAAEGITVR